A single genomic interval of Acetobacteraceae bacterium harbors:
- the thrS gene encoding threonine--tRNA ligase — MPSITLPDGSSKNFDGAVTGTTLAAAIGPGLERAALFMVVNGQDMDMSAPITDDADVRFVTRKDDAALELIRHDAAHVMAQAVQDLYPGTQVTIGPAVKDGFYYDFFRDKPFTPEDFEVIEKRMREIVTANLPFEREVWPREKAIAFFEEKGEAFKAELIRDLPEEVPISVYRQGDWLDLCRGPHLRTTGDVGTAFKLMKVAGAYWRGDHRNPMLTRIYATAWRNQKELDAHLLQIEEAEKRDHRRIGREMDLFHIQEEAAGQIFWHTKGWRLYNVLQDYMRRIQTAHGYGEVRTPQLVDRSLWEASGHWDKYREHMFVATVEDEDKTLALKPMNCPCHVQIFRHGIRSYRELPLRMAEFGACHRYEPSGALHGIMRVRSFTQDDAHIFCTEAQIAAETARFMSMLSEVYRDLGFSDFRVKFSDRPEARAGDDAIWDRSEGALKEACALAGVAYGLNPGEGAFYGPKLEFVLTDAIGRDWQCGTLQVDFILPECLDASYIGEDGARHRPVMLHRAILGSFERFIGILIEQCAGKFPLWLAPAQVAVASIVSDAEPYAQNVAEALRKAGLQVELDIRNVKINAKVRDHSVARVPVILVVGRREAEQGQVAIRRLGSTEQQILPLAEAIASLADEARVPDLRHNATL, encoded by the coding sequence ATGCCTTCAATTACTCTGCCTGATGGTTCCTCAAAGAACTTTGATGGAGCTGTGACCGGCACGACGCTCGCTGCCGCGATCGGGCCAGGGCTCGAGCGGGCGGCCCTGTTTATGGTCGTCAATGGGCAGGATATGGATATGAGCGCGCCCATCACAGATGATGCGGATGTGCGTTTCGTGACGCGCAAGGATGACGCCGCGCTTGAACTAATCCGGCATGATGCAGCCCATGTCATGGCGCAGGCTGTGCAGGATCTTTACCCCGGCACGCAGGTGACGATCGGCCCTGCTGTTAAAGACGGGTTCTATTATGATTTCTTCCGCGACAAGCCCTTCACGCCGGAAGATTTTGAAGTCATCGAAAAGCGGATGCGTGAGATCGTCACGGCCAACCTGCCGTTTGAAAGGGAGGTCTGGCCGCGTGAAAAGGCCATCGCTTTTTTTGAGGAAAAAGGCGAGGCATTCAAAGCGGAGCTGATACGAGACCTGCCGGAGGAGGTCCCCATTTCCGTCTATCGTCAGGGTGATTGGCTGGATCTCTGCCGCGGGCCCCATCTGCGCACGACCGGAGATGTCGGCACGGCTTTCAAACTGATGAAAGTTGCGGGCGCTTACTGGCGCGGGGACCATCGCAACCCGATGCTAACCCGCATTTACGCCACGGCCTGGCGCAATCAGAAGGAACTGGATGCGCATCTCCTCCAGATTGAGGAGGCCGAGAAACGCGACCATCGGCGTATCGGGCGGGAGATGGATCTCTTCCACATTCAGGAGGAGGCTGCCGGTCAGATCTTCTGGCATACAAAAGGGTGGCGGCTTTACAACGTCCTTCAGGACTATATGCGTCGCATCCAGACGGCCCACGGCTATGGCGAGGTGCGCACGCCGCAGCTTGTTGATCGCAGCCTTTGGGAGGCATCAGGCCATTGGGATAAATATCGTGAGCATATGTTCGTCGCGACGGTTGAGGATGAGGATAAGACCCTCGCTTTGAAGCCGATGAACTGCCCATGCCATGTGCAGATCTTCCGCCATGGCATTCGATCCTACCGTGAATTGCCCCTTCGTATGGCCGAGTTCGGTGCCTGCCATCGTTATGAACCCTCAGGCGCGTTGCATGGTATCATGCGTGTGCGCAGTTTCACGCAGGATGATGCGCATATTTTCTGCACCGAGGCGCAGATCGCGGCTGAGACGGCGCGCTTTATGTCCATGTTATCAGAAGTCTATCGGGATCTCGGATTCAGCGATTTCCGCGTCAAATTTTCAGACCGTCCTGAGGCGAGGGCGGGCGATGACGCGATCTGGGACCGGTCGGAAGGAGCGCTGAAGGAAGCCTGCGCGCTCGCCGGAGTCGCATATGGCCTCAATCCCGGGGAAGGCGCTTTTTACGGACCGAAGCTGGAATTCGTCCTGACCGATGCGATCGGGCGTGACTGGCAATGCGGCACGCTCCAGGTCGATTTCATCCTGCCGGAGTGCCTTGATGCCTCATATATTGGTGAGGATGGTGCCCGCCATCGCCCCGTTATGCTGCATCGCGCGATTTTAGGCAGTTTTGAGCGTTTTATCGGCATTTTGATTGAGCAATGTGCGGGTAAATTCCCGCTCTGGCTCGCGCCGGCGCAGGTGGCGGTCGCCAGCATCGTTTCAGATGCTGAGCCCTATGCCCAAAATGTTGCAGAGGCGCTGCGAAAAGCCGGTCTGCAAGTTGAGCTTGATATTCGTAATGTCAAAATCAACGCGAAAGTGCGTGACCACTCGGTGGCGCGTGTCCCCGTTATTCTGGTGGTGGGCCGCCGTGAGGCGGAGCAGGGCCAGGTGGCAATAAGGCGGCTTGGATCAACGGAACAGCAGATTCTGCCGCTCGCCGAAGCCATTGCTTCGCTGGCTGATGAAGCGCGAGTGCCCGATTTAAGACATAATGCCACTTTATGA
- the infC gene encoding translation initiation factor IF-3, giving the protein MASAPTRDGPRVNEEIRVPQVRLIDLHGEMVGVLPTREALGRAYAAGLDLLEISPTAAPPVVKILDYGKFKYEQQKKRNEARKKQKVIEIKEVKVRPSTNENDYQVKLRAMRSFLKEGDKVKVSLRFKGREMAHQELGFKMLERIRSEMEDKAKVEQMPKLENRQMIMVLAPR; this is encoded by the coding sequence ATGGCAAGCGCACCCACGCGCGATGGACCGCGCGTTAATGAGGAAATCCGCGTCCCTCAGGTGCGTTTGATTGATCTTCATGGTGAAATGGTTGGCGTGTTGCCCACGCGTGAGGCTTTAGGACGCGCCTATGCGGCAGGGTTGGACCTGCTGGAGATCAGCCCGACAGCTGCCCCGCCAGTTGTCAAAATCCTCGATTACGGCAAGTTCAAATATGAGCAGCAGAAAAAGCGTAACGAGGCGCGCAAAAAGCAGAAAGTCATCGAGATCAAAGAGGTCAAGGTGCGACCGAGCACGAATGAAAATGACTATCAGGTCAAGCTTCGTGCCATGCGGTCTTTCCTGAAAGAAGGCGACAAGGTCAAGGTTTCCCTCCGCTTCAAAGGGCGCGAAATGGCGCATCAGGAGCTCGGCTTTAAAATGCTTGAGCGTATCCGGAGTGAGATGGAAGACAAGGCGAAGGTTGAGCAGATGCCCAAGCTCGAAAATCGTCAGATGATCATGGTTCTCGCACCGCGTTAA
- a CDS encoding SIMPL domain-containing protein (The SIMPL domain is named for its presence in mouse protein SIMPL (signalling molecule that associates with mouse pelle-like kinase). Bacterial member BP26, from Brucella, was shown to assemble into a channel-like structure, while YggE from E. coli has been associated with resistance to oxidative stress.), which produces MVLTGQESHSQALLALTGKLQNDGLPLDALNWSLNAATRHRLEQEAQSQALNTIKSDAEHIAETVGMHVGAFHTISIGGRFTPPYVGVSMMRMAAPNMPQRSDDDAQEVTVQVTAEIHLTP; this is translated from the coding sequence CTGGTACTGACGGGTCAGGAGTCACACAGTCAAGCGCTTCTTGCCCTGACTGGCAAATTGCAGAATGACGGCCTGCCGCTCGATGCCCTGAACTGGTCCCTTAACGCGGCGACACGCCACAGGTTGGAGCAGGAAGCGCAGAGCCAGGCGCTGAACACGATTAAAAGTGACGCCGAGCATATTGCCGAGACGGTCGGCATGCATGTCGGCGCTTTCCATACTATCAGTATTGGCGGCCGCTTCACACCACCTTATGTCGGCGTGTCCATGATGCGCATGGCCGCCCCCAATATGCCGCAGCGCAGCGATGATGACGCGCAGGAAGTCACTGTACAGGTCACGGCTGAAATCCACCTGACCCCTTGA
- a CDS encoding HAMP domain-containing sensor histidine kinase: MKLFMTLGKTRLFRSAGATFALAYALIFILSGAIFLSFVWFHAIQSMQKSHIAAISTDAAELRSAWHQGGVQNLRDKLRERIAEDLNRENVYLLVNRDRNRLEGNISCWPEKAINPDTFYTLTGNETCDPRTIEMTWRAFPDGSQLLVGRDIRNTTLLRSVLTEGLLWASLISTAFTVGGALVVRRLFRNIINTIAETTVAIARGDLTQRLPLSGNEIDGVSRTINTLLDRITRLMEGIRQVSNAIAHDLRTPITRARNTLEDAAHHAPSVETLKVAVKNVVKELDGVSAVFEALLRIAQIESGAQRSAFTNRNLRPLLEDIADLYRPSAEARRIALLEALPATLPFYGDALLIQQAVANLLDNAVKFSPSDTTITLGAEFQGEALMIYVEDQGVGMTPEDLRRTAERFYRAEAARHTPGTGLGLTLVHAVAQLHEGALEMTSREKGLKIMLRLPCQMTSNAGSSRINMSPQGAPGDDTGATSLTRRTDLKDIHHVVFQTFLYPGCFGNAARRPGSLGENNADTLRHGPCAGEADRHDRYFRNAGYRRVAWPRRSPCLMIAPRG, from the coding sequence ATGAAATTATTCATGACGCTGGGAAAAACACGCCTGTTCCGCTCTGCAGGGGCGACCTTTGCCCTCGCTTACGCTCTCATCTTCATCCTCTCCGGCGCGATCTTTCTCAGCTTTGTCTGGTTTCACGCCATTCAGTCCATGCAGAAATCCCATATTGCCGCGATTTCAACCGACGCTGCCGAATTGCGCAGCGCGTGGCATCAGGGCGGCGTTCAGAACCTTCGCGACAAATTGCGTGAACGGATCGCGGAAGACCTGAATCGGGAAAATGTTTACCTGCTCGTCAATCGTGACCGAAATCGCCTTGAGGGCAATATTTCATGCTGGCCGGAAAAAGCGATTAATCCCGATACATTCTACACCCTGACCGGCAATGAAACCTGCGATCCACGTACGATTGAAATGACGTGGCGCGCCTTTCCGGACGGGTCGCAGCTTCTCGTGGGTCGGGATATACGCAACACCACCCTTCTGCGTAGCGTCCTGACGGAAGGGTTATTATGGGCCTCCCTGATATCGACCGCCTTTACCGTAGGGGGCGCCCTGGTGGTGCGGCGGCTTTTCCGTAACATCATCAATACCATCGCAGAGACAACGGTTGCGATTGCGCGCGGTGATCTCACCCAGCGCCTGCCCTTGAGCGGGAATGAGATTGACGGCGTATCCCGCACCATCAACACACTGCTCGACCGCATCACGCGCCTGATGGAGGGTATTCGCCAGGTTTCCAACGCTATCGCGCATGATCTGCGCACGCCCATCACCCGCGCGCGCAATACGCTTGAAGACGCCGCCCATCACGCGCCATCGGTCGAAACACTGAAAGTCGCGGTCAAAAATGTCGTGAAGGAGCTTGATGGTGTTTCGGCTGTGTTTGAGGCGCTTCTCAGGATTGCCCAGATCGAGTCGGGCGCGCAGAGATCGGCTTTCACAAATCGTAATTTGCGCCCTTTACTGGAAGATATTGCGGACCTTTACCGCCCGTCAGCAGAAGCGCGTCGGATCGCGTTGCTGGAGGCCCTCCCCGCGACCCTTCCATTTTATGGCGATGCGCTCCTTATCCAGCAGGCCGTGGCCAATCTTCTCGATAACGCCGTTAAATTCTCCCCCAGTGACACGACGATCACCCTCGGCGCAGAATTTCAGGGAGAGGCGCTCATGATCTATGTTGAAGATCAGGGCGTCGGCATGACGCCGGAAGATCTGAGACGCACCGCTGAACGTTTCTACCGGGCAGAGGCGGCGCGGCATACGCCGGGCACGGGGCTTGGCCTCACTTTGGTCCATGCTGTCGCGCAGCTCCATGAAGGTGCGCTTGAGATGACATCGCGGGAGAAGGGGTTGAAAATCATGTTGCGCCTGCCTTGCCAAATGACCAGCAACGCCGGAAGCTCACGGATAAACATGTCGCCGCAAGGTGCGCCCGGCGACGACACCGGCGCGACATCCTTGACGCGCCGAACTGACCTGAAGGATATCCATCATGTTGTTTTTCAGACGTTTCTGTACCCTGGCTGCTTTGGCAACGCCGCTCGCCGCCCAGGTAGCCTCGGAGAAAACAATGCTGACACTCTCCGCCACGGGCCATGCGCGGGCGAAGCCGACCGTCATGACCGCTATTTTCGCAATGCAGGATACAGGCGCGTTGCCTGGCCGAGGCGCAGTCCCTGCTTAATGATCGCGCCGCGCGGGTGA
- a CDS encoding response regulator transcription factor yields MHILLVEDDLKVRDFIVRGMRGHDHTVTDAADGQAGLELALKPGFDLIILDRMLPGGVDGVQLLEQIRAQNVTTPVLILSALTEVDERVVGLNAGSDDYMSKPFAFSELMARAEALIRRSCAQDNIQTRLSVGDLEMDLLSRSVRRGDQKIDLQPREFRLLEFLMRHVGQIVARTMLLERVWDYHFDPQTNVIDVHVSRLRQKLDKPFATSLIHTVRNAGYVLKSE; encoded by the coding sequence ATGCACATTCTTCTCGTTGAAGATGATTTAAAAGTCAGAGATTTTATCGTTCGCGGTATGCGCGGCCATGATCACACCGTGACAGACGCCGCGGATGGGCAGGCCGGGTTAGAGCTCGCTCTTAAGCCGGGGTTCGACCTGATTATTCTTGACCGTATGCTTCCTGGCGGCGTCGATGGCGTACAATTGCTTGAGCAGATCCGCGCCCAGAATGTCACGACCCCAGTCCTGATCCTCTCCGCCCTGACAGAGGTGGATGAGCGCGTTGTCGGGCTTAATGCCGGCAGTGACGACTACATGTCCAAACCTTTCGCTTTTTCCGAACTGATGGCCCGCGCTGAAGCCCTTATCCGGCGATCATGTGCGCAGGACAATATCCAGACGCGCCTTTCTGTCGGCGATCTTGAAATGGACCTCCTTAGCCGCAGCGTGCGGCGGGGTGACCAGAAGATTGATCTCCAACCCCGGGAATTTCGCCTGCTGGAATTTCTCATGCGGCATGTCGGGCAGATCGTGGCACGCACCATGCTGCTGGAGCGCGTATGGGATTATCATTTTGACCCGCAGACAAATGTGATTGACGTGCATGTGTCGCGCCTGCGGCAAAAACTCGATAAGCCCTTCGCAACCAGCCTGATCCATACCGTTCGCAATGCGGGTTACGTGCTGAAAAGTGAATAA
- a CDS encoding trypsin-like peptidase domain-containing protein yields the protein MTKRSLAVFSLPICSVAGVALGWALHSRPPTTPTAPRIMPGVAPKGTTGVLSMQGPTIKKPQEAFLVRMGPLSFSPIIKKVLPAVVNIAITQDSESGLTKIPPQIRGTPLEKCYREKLRAKQEEILGAGSGFVIDASGVIVTNDHVVGDADDVTVSFSDGRERPARLIGADPMTDIAVIKVNSDKPLPYVTWGDSQKVNVGDWILVAGNPFGFGSSFTAGIVSARGRDLGAGSLDDFFQIDAPINPGNSGGPSFNLKGEVVAVNAAMVSPAGGSVGIGFGIPSNLVRPIVAEILRDGHVEHGWLGVTIDDGDGQLDIVSLVRRGPAGKGGLRKRDVILSVNGEKMESARSFLRLVAANKPGTILHLQLLRRGQHLGLDVLTGPRPPDMDQ from the coding sequence GTGACAAAACGTTCTTTAGCGGTTTTTTCTCTGCCTATCTGTAGTGTCGCCGGTGTCGCGCTGGGCTGGGCGCTTCACTCCCGCCCCCCGACGACGCCGACAGCGCCCCGGATCATGCCCGGCGTTGCGCCCAAAGGGACGACGGGCGTCCTCTCCATGCAGGGCCCGACAATAAAGAAGCCTCAGGAAGCCTTCCTCGTGCGCATGGGCCCTCTTTCCTTCTCACCCATTATCAAAAAAGTCCTCCCGGCCGTCGTAAATATCGCCATCACGCAGGATAGTGAAAGCGGATTGACGAAAATCCCTCCGCAAATACGGGGGACGCCGCTTGAGAAATGCTACAGGGAGAAACTCCGTGCGAAGCAGGAGGAAATCCTCGGGGCGGGGTCCGGCTTCGTCATTGATGCTTCCGGCGTAATCGTCACGAATGACCATGTTGTGGGTGATGCGGATGATGTGACCGTCTCATTCTCGGACGGGAGGGAGCGCCCTGCCCGCCTGATCGGCGCGGACCCGATGACGGATATCGCGGTCATCAAGGTGAATTCCGACAAGCCTCTCCCTTATGTCACCTGGGGCGATAGCCAGAAAGTGAATGTGGGGGACTGGATACTCGTCGCGGGCAACCCTTTCGGGTTCGGCTCCTCCTTCACGGCGGGCATCGTTTCCGCGCGGGGGCGTGACCTCGGCGCGGGCTCACTGGATGATTTCTTTCAGATCGATGCTCCGATCAACCCTGGCAATTCCGGTGGCCCCTCCTTTAATCTGAAAGGTGAGGTGGTTGCGGTCAATGCCGCAATGGTGTCGCCGGCGGGCGGCTCGGTCGGGATCGGGTTCGGCATTCCATCCAACCTTGTCCGCCCGATTGTGGCGGAAATCCTGCGTGACGGGCATGTTGAGCATGGCTGGCTGGGCGTCACGATTGATGATGGGGACGGGCAGCTGGATATTGTCAGCCTTGTGCGACGCGGCCCGGCAGGTAAAGGCGGATTGCGGAAGCGTGATGTCATCCTTTCCGTCAACGGTGAGAAGATGGAAAGCGCGCGCAGCTTCCTGCGGCTGGTGGCGGCGAATAAGCCAGGCACCATCCTGCATCTGCAATTATTGCGCCGTGGCCAGCATCTCGGGCTGGATGTTCTGACAGGTCCGCGCCCACCCGATATGGATCAATGA
- a CDS encoding ATP-dependent helicase C-terminal domain-containing protein yields the protein MARHKFLVVPRLQHTRAARIAIASTMKVTRETALDPTTGRVISREKRRLGRLLLSEKDVDVPEADLTALLLDDVRSHLRSDLPQMDDAHLTESLEDWLSPWITDSRSRTHLAALNLISILKSRLNWEQQNWLDANLPQCLHLPRGMVEIDYTAPNPTISARAPLFYGCAETPRIAAGAIKLQFALLSPAGRAQAITADLASFWKTGWADMWRDMRGRYPKHEWPEDPSDAALKQVKPGHNGP from the coding sequence TTGGCACGGCATAAATTTCTGGTCGTGCCGCGCCTCCAACATACGCGCGCGGCCCGTATCGCCATCGCCAGCACCATGAAAGTTACGCGTGAGACGGCGCTTGATCCCACGACTGGTCGCGTCATCAGCCGGGAAAAACGCCGCCTGGGCCGCTTGCTGCTTTCTGAGAAAGACGTGGATGTTCCGGAAGCGGATCTCACAGCCCTGCTGCTGGACGATGTGCGCAGCCATTTGCGGTCCGACCTGCCACAGATGGATGATGCGCATCTCACAGAGTCTCTGGAAGATTGGCTTTCGCCATGGATCACCGATTCCCGGTCCCGCACCCATCTCGCAGCGCTCAACCTGATCAGCATTTTGAAGAGCCGCCTAAACTGGGAACAACAAAATTGGCTCGATGCAAATTTGCCACAATGCCTGCACCTTCCGCGGGGGATGGTGGAGATCGATTACACGGCGCCGAACCCGACAATTTCGGCGCGGGCGCCATTATTTTATGGATGTGCGGAGACACCCCGCATTGCCGCAGGGGCGATCAAGCTGCAATTTGCCCTGCTTTCCCCCGCTGGGCGTGCGCAGGCCATCACAGCGGACCTCGCCAGTTTCTGGAAGACAGGTTGGGCAGACATGTGGCGCGATATGCGCGGGCGTTACCCGAAGCATGAATGGCCGGAAGACCCCTCCGATGCTGCGCTTAAGCAAGTAAAACCCGGACATAACGGGCCATAA
- a CDS encoding helicase-related protein codes for MRRALSETPHGNILVFLPGMREIRETQALLENVDALVLALHGDLPIEMQDLIFSPTEKRRVVLATSIAKTSLTLPDTRVVIDGGFRRAPRFDAATGLTRLETVRISRAAAQQRAGRAGREGPGTAVRLWTEAMHRGLSTFDPPEILTADLSPLVMHFALWRDATDSDDARRVSFTGASSGRC; via the coding sequence GTGCGGCGGGCGCTGTCCGAAACCCCGCACGGCAATATCCTTGTTTTCCTGCCCGGGATGCGGGAGATTCGCGAGACGCAAGCCCTTCTTGAAAATGTTGATGCGCTGGTTCTGGCCTTGCACGGTGATCTGCCGATCGAGATGCAGGACCTTATTTTCTCCCCGACGGAAAAGCGGCGGGTCGTCCTCGCCACATCCATCGCGAAAACCTCACTGACTTTACCCGATACGCGCGTGGTGATTGATGGCGGGTTTCGCCGGGCACCACGCTTTGACGCGGCGACGGGCCTGACGCGGCTTGAGACCGTCCGCATTTCCCGCGCGGCAGCCCAGCAGCGGGCCGGGCGCGCGGGGCGGGAAGGGCCCGGCACGGCGGTGCGGCTTTGGACGGAAGCGATGCATCGCGGTTTATCCACCTTTGACCCGCCGGAAATTCTTACAGCTGATCTCAGCCCCCTTGTGATGCATTTCGCGCTCTGGCGGGATGCGACAGATTCGGACGATGCCCGGCGCGTTTCTTTTACAGGCGCTTCCTCAGGGCGGTGTTGA
- a CDS encoding protein-disulfide reductase DsbD domain-containing protein, whose protein sequence is MVTSIKIFKFWLPLIVLDLILTGQSQIQPARAAVSVPLQSAHDTATLITDHDALGPDQTLNAAIRLQLQPGWHTYWKNPGDAGEATSLSVSLSGERKGRSDQIKWPTPAKIPESGLMAYGYEGDVVLPVTLRASGVGPATLQAHAEWLVCANTCVPEKGDFTLTLPAASSETPEGREAPLFHRAAAQTPRPSPFQAGFDKGGRLTLHGEGLDAAHVASAWFMPDRPGVIDQLADQNFRKSGDSLAIHLTWAKSVLPPADLSGLVVLKGLDGRQRAYVLAHVRPFINGIKGAPAAADEAMPWLRAMIFAFIAGLILNLMPCVFPVLAMKALSLIKMAGAARHAQRQSALFYAVGVIGAFLALAALTLILRAGGTQVGWGFQFQSRLFVIMTMWLLFLLALNLFSVFEITPGAIDVGAMTRLGASGDIIAGVLAVILATPCTAPFMGTALAVALTAPFMISIVIFVAIGVGLACPYVLIACFPALGWFLPRPGAWMAVLKQLLAFPLLASCVWLLWVVTVQGGAFMTLLATSGAVTLGLAAWLYGISQRQKIRGARGLRRVNLMIALILVLASIMGVVWIIPSSDQTSDAQGVAARQQSGDAGFDRQKWSPEVLAEKHAAQKPVFVDMTASWCIICLVNDRVALSTSSVRKAFAARGVTMLIGDWTNKDDRITAYLRQFGRDGVPLYVYYKPGGVGVVLPQMLTPGIVIKAISDA, encoded by the coding sequence ATGGTCACGTCCATAAAAATTTTCAAATTCTGGCTTCCGCTTATCGTGCTAGACCTGATTTTAACAGGCCAATCTCAAATCCAGCCCGCGCGTGCCGCTGTCAGTGTGCCCCTTCAATCAGCGCATGACACAGCGACGCTGATCACGGATCATGATGCTCTCGGACCGGATCAGACGCTCAACGCGGCCATCCGGCTTCAGCTTCAGCCCGGTTGGCACACATATTGGAAAAACCCGGGGGATGCTGGCGAGGCGACATCGCTTTCCGTATCCCTCAGCGGTGAGCGCAAAGGCAGGTCGGACCAGATTAAATGGCCGACCCCGGCAAAGATACCCGAGAGCGGCCTCATGGCCTATGGCTATGAGGGTGATGTCGTCCTGCCCGTGACTTTGCGGGCGTCGGGCGTTGGCCCGGCCACGTTACAGGCACATGCGGAATGGCTGGTCTGCGCCAATACATGCGTCCCGGAAAAAGGTGATTTCACCCTGACATTGCCCGCCGCGTCATCGGAGACGCCGGAGGGCCGGGAGGCGCCGCTTTTCCATCGCGCTGCGGCGCAGACGCCGCGCCCCTCTCCCTTTCAAGCAGGGTTTGATAAGGGCGGTAGATTGACTCTTCATGGTGAGGGGCTTGATGCCGCGCATGTGGCGTCAGCCTGGTTCATGCCGGATCGCCCGGGCGTCATTGACCAGCTGGCCGATCAAAATTTCAGGAAGTCCGGGGACAGTCTTGCCATCCATCTCACATGGGCCAAGTCTGTCCTCCCGCCTGCAGATTTGAGTGGCCTGGTTGTCCTCAAGGGATTGGACGGACGGCAACGCGCTTATGTGCTTGCGCATGTGCGTCCCTTCATTAATGGGATAAAAGGCGCGCCTGCCGCTGCCGATGAAGCGATGCCCTGGTTGAGGGCCATGATTTTTGCCTTCATAGCGGGGCTGATCCTCAATCTGATGCCCTGCGTTTTTCCCGTCCTCGCGATGAAAGCCCTTTCTCTCATCAAAATGGCGGGGGCCGCGCGTCATGCGCAACGGCAATCGGCATTATTTTACGCGGTTGGCGTGATTGGTGCTTTTCTCGCTCTGGCCGCTTTGACGCTTATCCTTCGGGCGGGTGGCACGCAGGTCGGGTGGGGTTTTCAGTTTCAATCGCGGCTTTTCGTCATCATGACAATGTGGCTTCTCTTCCTCCTCGCACTGAATCTTTTCAGCGTGTTTGAGATTACCCCCGGCGCGATAGATGTCGGTGCGATGACGCGTCTCGGCGCTTCCGGTGACATCATCGCCGGCGTGCTCGCTGTTATCCTTGCGACACCCTGCACCGCGCCCTTTATGGGGACGGCACTGGCGGTGGCGCTGACAGCCCCCTTCATGATTTCCATCGTGATTTTTGTCGCGATAGGGGTTGGTCTCGCCTGCCCTTATGTCTTGATTGCATGTTTCCCTGCTCTGGGGTGGTTTCTGCCACGCCCAGGGGCCTGGATGGCCGTCCTCAAACAGTTACTGGCTTTTCCGCTTTTGGCCTCCTGTGTCTGGCTGCTTTGGGTGGTAACCGTGCAGGGGGGCGCTTTCATGACGTTGCTGGCGACTTCCGGCGCTGTCACGCTTGGTCTCGCAGCCTGGCTTTACGGGATTTCCCAGCGTCAGAAAATCCGGGGCGCGCGGGGCCTCCGACGCGTCAATCTGATGATCGCGCTCATACTTGTGCTCGCCTCTATCATGGGCGTTGTCTGGATCATCCCGTCATCAGATCAGACTTCAGATGCTCAAGGCGTTGCAGCGCGCCAACAGTCGGGCGATGCTGGTTTCGACCGTCAAAAATGGTCGCCGGAAGTGCTGGCCGAAAAACACGCGGCGCAAAAGCCAGTCTTTGTCGATATGACAGCTTCCTGGTGCATCATCTGCCTTGTGAATGATCGTGTGGCGCTGTCCACTTCTTCCGTGCGGAAGGCCTTCGCGGCACGCGGTGTCACGATGCTGATCGGGGATTGGACAAATAAGGATGACCGCATCACAGCCTATCTGCGTCAATTCGGGCGCGATGGGGTGCCACTCTATGTTTATTACAAGCCGGGCGGAGTGGGGGTTGTGCTGCCGCAAATGCTGACGCCGGGTATCGTCATCAAAGCCATCTCGGATGCGTAG
- a CDS encoding fumarylacetoacetate hydrolase family protein, protein MSFTIYCVGRNYADHIRELGNTPFDQPAIFMKPCSSLVTNGRIVIPPFTNSLHHETELIIRLKKRRLRSQ, encoded by the coding sequence ATGAGTTTTACAATCTATTGCGTCGGGCGGAATTATGCGGATCACATTAGAGAACTTGGCAACACGCCTTTCGACCAACCCGCCATCTTCATGAAGCCTTGCTCATCCCTTGTGACCAATGGCCGGATTGTCATCCCGCCTTTTACCAATTCACTTCATCATGAGACGGAGCTGATTATCCGACTCAAAAAAAGACGCTTACGAAGTCAATGA